Genomic DNA from Brevinematales bacterium:
GAGTGGGGGAGCCGGGGCGGATATCCACCGCCACATCCCATATCGCGCCATGGACTACGCGGACGAGTTTCGCCTGTCCGGGATGGGTCTGGTAATGCAGGCCGCGCAGGGTGTTCCGCACCGATTTGGAGTGGTTGTCCTGGGCGAAATGGATATCGATCCCGAATTGCGCGAACTTATCGCGGTTATAGCTTTCGAGGAAAAACCCGCGTTCGTCCTCGAAAATATCCGGGGTGATAATAAGTGTTCCTTCGATTGCGCCGGCTTGAACTTTCATGGACGCTCCTCTATTGTAATTGGGTCGATGTCTTCAACACGAACTTGAGGTACTGGCGGTAGGAATTGTCCGGCAGTCCCGCGAGCATTTTCTCGAACTGCTCCGCCGAGATATACCCCATCCGTAACGCCGCCTCCTCGATACACCCGATCTTGAGACCCTGCCGCTTCTCGATCGTCTCGATAAAGTTCGCGGCCTCGATCATACTGTCGTGCGTCCCGGTATCCAGCCATGCCGTCCCGCGCGCCAGAAGCTCCACGCTGAGCTTTCCGCGCTGGAGATAGACGTTGTTCAGGTCGGTGATCTCGTACTCGCCGCGCGGGGAGGGTTTGAGGTTCTCCGCGATCGACACCACGTCGTTATCGTAGTAGTACAGCCCGGGCACCACATAGTTGGACTTCGGAACCTTCGGCTTCTCCTCGATCGACAGCACCTTTTTATCCCTGCCTATCTCGAGTACCCCATAACGCTCGGGATCGGATACCCAGTACCCGAAGATGCGTCCCCCGTCCAGATGCGCAGCGCACGAGCGCGCCGCGTCCTCGAATTTATCGCCGTAGAAGATGTTGTCGCCGAGGATGAGGCACACGGAGTCGTTACCGATAAACTCCTTGCCGAGCGTGAACGCCTGCGCGAGCCCGTCGGGGCTGGGCTGGGCTTTATAAGT
This window encodes:
- the rfbC gene encoding dTDP-4-dehydrorhamnose 3,5-epimerase — its product is MKVQAGAIEGTLIITPDIFEDERGFFLESYNRDKFAQFGIDIHFAQDNHSKSVRNTLRGLHYQTHPGQAKLVRVVHGAIWDVAVDIRPGSPTLGKWFGLELSAKNKQMFFIPVGLAHGFCVTSETAEVLYKVGSVYNPQTEAGLMWNDPDIGIEWPVAEPVLSNRDMNNPGFKEYKKGLKK
- the rfbA gene encoding glucose-1-phosphate thymidylyltransferase RfbA, which gives rise to MKGIILAGGAGTRLYPLTMVASKQLLPVYDKPMIYYPLSTLLLSCIREILIISDPVNLPRIEGLLGDGRRIGIDITYKAQPSPDGLAQAFTLGKEFIGNDSVCLILGDNIFYGDKFEDAARSCAAHLDGGRIFGYWVSDPERYGVLEIGRDKKVLSIEEKPKVPKSNYVVPGLYYYDNDVVSIAENLKPSPRGEYEITDLNNVYLQRGKLSVELLARGTAWLDTGTHDSMIEAANFIETIEKRQGLKIGCIEEAALRMGYISAEQFEKMLAGLPDNSYRQYLKFVLKTSTQLQ